A genomic window from Quercus lobata isolate SW786 chromosome 10, ValleyOak3.0 Primary Assembly, whole genome shotgun sequence includes:
- the LOC115966050 gene encoding transcription factor PRE3, protein MSSRRSRSRQSGGSRITDDQINDLVSKLQQLLPEIRDRRSDKASAANVLQETCNYIRNLHREVDDLSERLSELLATTDTAQAAIIRSLLMQ, encoded by the exons ATGTCTAGCAGAAGGTCACGGTCGAGGCAATCTGGTGGTTCAAGGATCACTGATGATCAGATCAACGATCTTGTTTCCAAGTTGCAACAGCTTCTTCCTGAGATTCGTGATAGACGCTCTGACAAG GCTTCAGCTGCCAATGTGTTACAGGAGACGTGCAACTATATTAGAAACTTGCATAGAGAGGTTGATGATCTAAGTGAGCGACTGTCTGAGCTATTGGCTACTACAGACACTGCCCAAGCTGCTATAATTAGGAGTTTACTTATGCAGTAA